In a genomic window of Sulfitobacter sp. THAF37:
- a CDS encoding endonuclease/exonuclease/phosphatase family protein, whose protein sequence is MRIASYNIRKAVGLDWRRDPARIVAVLAEIDADIVVLQEADKRIGRRAGVLGGGSLAQAGYRIADVALRPDSHGWHGNVILYRDALSLAETGRVALPTLEPRGAVRAQFDRPGLGVIGVHLALAGAVRRRQMAVLGAHGAAARTPLIVAGDFNEWRRGDVPAGARAIVPGKSFHSARPVAALDRFLLFGPVHAGAAWVHRSALAARASDHLPIVLDFDPEEPSAGS, encoded by the coding sequence ATGAGGATCGCGAGCTACAATATTCGCAAGGCGGTCGGGCTGGACTGGCGCCGCGACCCCGCGCGGATCGTCGCGGTGCTGGCCGAGATCGACGCCGACATCGTGGTTCTTCAGGAGGCCGACAAGCGGATCGGGCGGCGGGCAGGCGTGCTGGGCGGGGGCAGTCTGGCCCAGGCGGGCTACCGCATCGCGGACGTGGCGCTGAGACCCGATAGCCACGGCTGGCACGGCAACGTCATCCTTTACCGTGACGCGCTGTCGCTGGCCGAAACCGGTCGGGTCGCGCTGCCGACACTGGAGCCGCGCGGGGCGGTGCGCGCCCAGTTCGACCGGCCTGGGCTTGGGGTGATCGGCGTGCATCTGGCGCTGGCGGGGGCGGTCAGGCGGCGCCAGATGGCGGTGCTTGGGGCGCATGGGGCGGCGGCGCGGACGCCGCTCATCGTTGCCGGGGATTTCAATGAATGGCGCAGGGGCGATGTTCCCGCCGGGGCGCGGGCGATCGTGCCGGGCAAGAGCTTTCACAGTGCGCGGCCGGTGGCGGCGCTGGACCGCTTTCTGCTTTTTGGTCCGGTGCACGCAGGGGCGGCCTGGGTCCACCGGTCGGCGCTTGCCGCGCGGGCCTCGGACCACCTGCCCATCGTGCTGGACTTTGACCCCGAAGAGCCGTCGGCAGGGTCCTGA
- the cls gene encoding cardiolipin synthase — protein MAALLLALHVVTVIGFTLRILLRDDLSPQARLAWFIILAVLPYVGGIVYFLFGEIDLGSRANRRHGEVFDQIRAKASHLMGTPDATERLIDPLYRTAFRYAGSINGFHTVAGNRAELMADAAATQAHLIADIEAAQSHVHLLYYIWLEDRTGTDVARALIRAAQRGVTCRAMADGLGSRALIRSPLWQQMKDAGVKMAVALPMDKPLRTMLTSRIDLRNHRKITVIDGKITYCGSRNAADPEFSIKARFAPWVDIMLRLEGAIVAQNELLFLSDWMQATGENLDGFTLASNPIEGGFPALVMGDGPTERRSATPQLFSALIGCAEKELTLSTPYFVPDATVLDALCSAAHRGVAVTLIFPKLNDSWIVAAVSRSYYRRLLSAGCMIHEFKDGLLHAKTLVVDAKVTLVGSSNLDLRSFDLNYENNIVLQDEGVTRAVRDRQRDYIARSDPVTLDLVAAWPRHRRIWNNVIATIGPVL, from the coding sequence ATGGCGGCGCTTCTGCTTGCCCTTCATGTGGTGACCGTCATCGGCTTTACGCTGCGCATCCTGCTGCGCGATGATCTGTCGCCACAGGCGCGGCTGGCGTGGTTTATCATCCTGGCGGTGCTGCCCTATGTCGGGGGCATCGTGTACTTCCTGTTTGGCGAGATCGACCTCGGGAGCCGGGCGAACAGGCGTCACGGCGAAGTCTTTGACCAGATCCGCGCCAAGGCGTCCCATCTGATGGGGACGCCGGACGCTACCGAGCGACTGATTGATCCGCTTTACCGGACGGCCTTTCGTTATGCGGGGTCGATCAATGGTTTTCATACGGTCGCGGGAAACCGCGCCGAACTGATGGCCGACGCGGCGGCCACGCAGGCGCATCTGATCGCCGATATCGAGGCGGCCCAAAGCCATGTTCACCTGCTGTATTACATATGGCTGGAGGACCGGACCGGTACGGATGTCGCACGGGCGCTGATCCGCGCCGCACAGCGGGGCGTGACCTGCCGGGCGATGGCAGATGGCCTTGGGTCACGGGCGTTGATCAGGTCGCCCCTGTGGCAGCAGATGAAAGATGCGGGTGTGAAGATGGCGGTCGCGTTGCCGATGGACAAGCCCCTTCGCACGATGCTGACCAGCCGCATTGATCTGCGCAATCATCGCAAGATCACGGTCATTGACGGCAAGATCACCTACTGCGGCAGCCGGAACGCTGCCGACCCCGAGTTCTCGATCAAGGCGAGATTCGCACCCTGGGTCGATATCATGCTGCGCCTCGAAGGGGCGATCGTCGCGCAGAACGAGCTTCTGTTTCTGAGCGACTGGATGCAGGCGACCGGCGAAAATCTGGATGGGTTCACGCTGGCTTCGAACCCGATCGAAGGTGGTTTTCCCGCATTGGTGATGGGGGACGGCCCGACCGAACGCCGCAGCGCCACGCCGCAGCTTTTTTCCGCGCTCATCGGCTGTGCCGAGAAGGAGCTGACGCTTTCGACCCCGTACTTCGTGCCGGATGCGACGGTTCTGGATGCCTTGTGTTCCGCCGCCCATCGTGGCGTCGCGGTGACGCTGATCTTTCCCAAGCTCAACGACAGCTGGATTGTCGCGGCGGTGAGCCGAAGCTATTACCGCAGGCTGCTGTCAGCGGGATGCATGATACACGAATTCAAGGATGGCCTCCTGCATGCCAAGACGCTGGTCGTGGATGCCAAGGTGACCCTGGTCGGGTCATCGAACCTCGATCTGCGAAGTTTTGATCTGAACTATGAGAACAATATCGTTCTGCAGGATGAGGGCGTGACGCGCGCCGTCCGTGACCGCCAGCGGGATTACATCGCCCGGTCGGATCCCGTGACGCTGGATCTGGTTGCCGCATGGCCCCGGCATCGGCGCATCTGGAACAATGTCATCGCGACGATTGGCCCGGTGCTGTGA
- a CDS encoding LysR family transcriptional regulator: MKLRQLKYFVATAETAQVSRAATALSISQSSVTTAIRDLEASLGAKLFHRTQQGMDLTDAGRELLASAYVILGKLEDAKNLRHRDTDSSGTIRIAASYTVMGYFLPYHLDRLRRLHPNLEIQLHELNRDSIEEGLLGDRFDVAVMLTSNITNARLDSETLLRSTRRLWVASGHRFEQRRSISFEEIAEEEMILLTVDEAANTAMKYWSSQATQPRISLRTSSIEAVRSMVANGQGITILTDMVYRPWSLEGKRIATVLPGTPVPTMDVGLAWRRGAAFSPQMDMIYAYFHKAFNSPFSA; the protein is encoded by the coding sequence ATGAAATTAAGGCAATTAAAGTACTTCGTCGCCACGGCCGAGACGGCCCAGGTCAGCAGAGCGGCGACCGCGCTGTCGATTTCGCAATCATCCGTGACGACGGCAATCAGGGATCTCGAAGCGTCCCTGGGCGCCAAACTGTTCCACCGGACGCAGCAGGGCATGGACCTGACGGATGCCGGTCGCGAACTGCTGGCATCTGCCTATGTCATCCTGGGAAAGCTGGAAGACGCAAAGAACTTGCGCCATCGCGATACGGACTCGTCAGGGACCATTCGCATCGCCGCCAGCTATACCGTGATGGGGTATTTTCTGCCGTATCATCTGGATCGGCTGCGGCGCCTGCACCCGAATCTCGAAATACAACTGCATGAACTGAACCGCGACAGCATCGAGGAAGGACTGCTCGGAGACCGCTTTGACGTCGCCGTAATGCTGACGTCGAACATCACGAATGCGCGTCTGGACAGCGAGACACTCTTGCGATCCACCAGACGGCTCTGGGTCGCAAGCGGGCATCGGTTCGAACAGCGCCGCAGCATCAGCTTTGAAGAGATCGCGGAAGAAGAGATGATCCTTCTGACCGTCGATGAAGCCGCCAACACCGCCATGAAATACTGGAGCTCGCAGGCGACACAGCCGCGCATCAGCCTGAGAACCAGTTCAATCGAAGCGGTGCGGTCCATGGTGGCCAATGGCCAGGGCATCACCATCTTGACCGACATGGTTTATCGGCCCTGGTCGCTTGAAGGAAAGCGGATCGCCACGGTTTTGCCTGGAACACCTGTGCCCACCATGGATGTCGGTCTTGCCTGGCGGCGGGGTGCTGCATTCTCGCCTCAGATGGACATGATCTATGCCTATTTCCACAAGGCATTCAATTCACCCTTCTCGGCGTGA
- a CDS encoding 5-oxoprolinase subunit PxpA, whose protein sequence is MRKVIDLNCDMGEGFGHWSYGDAPDEELMALISSANIATGFHAGDPNSMNRMVSLAKAHGVALGAHPAYKDLQGFGRRKIVATNEELVNDILYQVGAMREFGRRHDMPLQHVKPHGALYMEAASNEDLSRHLVETLQATSPDLILYCMGPALTYDVAKRHSHPVVREFFADRDYGDDGMIIFTRKGAAADPEAIAQKCLRACQEGKVETESGKVVDVAFESICVHSDTPGAVETLTAIRKTLTDNGIRIASARDVLAENASD, encoded by the coding sequence ATGCGCAAGGTTATCGATCTGAACTGCGATATGGGAGAAGGTTTTGGTCACTGGAGCTATGGGGACGCGCCTGACGAAGAACTGATGGCGCTGATCAGTTCTGCCAATATCGCAACGGGTTTCCATGCGGGCGATCCGAATTCGATGAACAGGATGGTGTCGCTGGCCAAGGCGCACGGTGTCGCATTGGGAGCCCATCCCGCCTACAAGGATCTGCAGGGCTTCGGCCGTCGCAAGATTGTCGCCACGAACGAAGAGCTGGTCAACGACATCCTCTATCAGGTCGGCGCGATGCGCGAATTCGGACGGCGGCACGACATGCCGCTGCAGCACGTCAAACCCCATGGGGCGCTCTATATGGAGGCGGCCTCGAACGAGGATCTGTCCAGGCACCTGGTCGAGACGCTGCAGGCCACGTCCCCCGATCTGATCCTCTACTGCATGGGACCGGCGTTGACCTATGATGTCGCCAAACGGCATTCGCATCCGGTCGTGCGCGAGTTCTTTGCGGATCGGGATTATGGCGATGACGGCATGATCATCTTTACCCGGAAGGGGGCCGCTGCCGATCCGGAGGCGATCGCACAGAAGTGTCTGCGCGCCTGCCAGGAAGGCAAGGTCGAGACCGAAAGCGGCAAGGTCGTGGATGTGGCGTTTGAATCCATCTGCGTGCATTCCGACACGCCGGGTGCGGTAGAGACCCTCACGGCGATCCGAAAGACGCTGACAGACAACGGTATCCGCATCGCGTCGGCGCGCGACGTGCTGGCAGAGAACGCCAGCGATTAA
- a CDS encoding acetyl-CoA carboxylase has product MADIQAPVPGTFYHKPSPEDPPFKSEGDKVATGETIGLVEVMKSFIEVQAEADGTFGGYAVENEAAVSAGDVLATLK; this is encoded by the coding sequence ATGGCAGATATTCAAGCACCCGTTCCGGGCACGTTCTACCACAAGCCGTCGCCGGAAGACCCACCGTTCAAATCCGAAGGTGACAAAGTCGCCACTGGCGAAACCATCGGCCTGGTCGAGGTCATGAAGTCCTTCATCGAGGTTCAGGCCGAAGCCGATGGCACCTTTGGTGGCTATGCGGTCGAGAATGAAGCGGCTGTATCAGCGGGCGACGTTCTGGCGACGTTGAAGTAA
- a CDS encoding acetyl-CoA carboxylase biotin carboxylase subunit — protein MDIKRLFIANRGEIAVRIVRAAQGLGIHTIQAHSEADAEMLAARMADEAVCIGPPPASKSYLNVDAVVQAAKDANADAVHPGYGFLAESPKFARAVEEAGMIFVGPSADTIQSMGDKVSARQAAEKAGVPLVPGSDGRVDDMDKAAHIAQQIGYPVMIKASAGGGGRGIRIAETPEELKKLAPQARQEAEAAFGDGGIYIEKVITEPRHVEVQILADGTRAVHCFERECSLQRRRQKVWEEAPAFDLPDATRAAMCKSAVDLAEAVQYRGAGTVEYLYDSRDDAFYFIEMNTRIQVEHPVTEMVTGLDLVAMMIRVAGGEPLTVEQEDITLKGHAIEVRLNAEDPLKKFMPFPGVVGKLELPESDGIRLDHFLYEGYQIPPFYDSLIGKLIVHAQDREAAIDKMQTALETIEIGGLKTTIPLHKALATSPDVRAGRIHTQWLEPWLDAGNLADQTGGAT, from the coding sequence ATGGACATCAAACGCCTATTCATCGCGAACCGGGGCGAGATTGCCGTGCGGATTGTGCGCGCGGCGCAGGGCCTTGGCATTCATACCATTCAGGCGCATTCCGAAGCCGATGCTGAAATGCTGGCGGCAAGGATGGCGGACGAAGCTGTCTGCATCGGCCCGCCGCCGGCGTCGAAAAGCTATCTGAACGTCGATGCGGTTGTGCAGGCGGCAAAAGATGCCAACGCGGACGCCGTGCATCCGGGCTACGGGTTTCTGGCGGAAAGCCCGAAATTCGCCCGCGCGGTCGAGGAGGCCGGCATGATCTTTGTCGGCCCATCCGCCGATACGATCCAAAGCATGGGCGACAAGGTGTCCGCCCGTCAGGCCGCGGAAAAAGCCGGTGTTCCCCTGGTGCCCGGCTCGGACGGTCGGGTGGATGACATGGACAAGGCCGCCCATATCGCCCAGCAGATCGGCTATCCGGTCATGATCAAGGCAAGCGCCGGTGGGGGCGGTCGCGGTATTCGCATCGCCGAGACGCCGGAGGAGCTGAAGAAACTTGCACCACAAGCGCGGCAAGAGGCGGAGGCCGCCTTTGGTGATGGTGGGATCTATATCGAAAAGGTCATCACGGAGCCGCGCCATGTCGAGGTGCAGATCTTGGCGGATGGCACACGCGCGGTTCACTGCTTTGAGCGGGAATGTTCGCTGCAACGCCGGCGTCAGAAGGTCTGGGAGGAAGCGCCTGCCTTTGACCTGCCCGACGCGACACGGGCCGCCATGTGCAAGTCGGCCGTCGATCTGGCCGAGGCCGTGCAATATCGCGGGGCAGGTACGGTCGAGTACCTTTACGACAGCAGGGATGACGCGTTCTATTTCATCGAAATGAACACGCGCATTCAGGTCGAACACCCCGTGACCGAAATGGTCACCGGTCTGGACCTCGTGGCCATGATGATCCGCGTTGCTGGCGGCGAGCCTCTGACGGTAGAGCAAGAGGACATCACGCTGAAGGGTCACGCGATAGAGGTTCGGCTGAACGCCGAAGATCCGCTGAAGAAATTCATGCCGTTTCCGGGTGTCGTGGGCAAACTGGAGCTGCCCGAAAGCGACGGTATCCGGCTCGATCATTTTCTCTACGAGGGCTACCAGATTCCGCCCTTCTACGATTCTCTGATCGGGAAGCTGATCGTGCACGCGCAGGACCGCGAAGCCGCCATCGACAAGATGCAGACGGCGCTTGAGACAATCGAAATTGGTGGATTGAAAACCACCATACCGCTGCACAAGGCGCTGGCGACTTCGCCGGATGTGCGCGCGGGCCGCATCCATACGCAATGGCTGGAGCCATGGCTCGATGCGGGCAACCTTGCTGATCAGACAGGAGGAGCAACGTGA
- a CDS encoding allophanate hydrolase subunit 1 encodes MKTRYSYGGDEHIFVEMDEEMSLDAFFKSLAMSNAARDADIEGVREICPANASFQVRYDPEVIAPEDMMAKLKELEEKAINAEKRLETRIIEVPVFYQDPWTHDCVMRFRERHQDPTGTDLDYAARINGYDSVEAFIEAHHSAPWFVSMVGFVSGLPFLYQLVEREKQIEVPKYLKPRTDTPKQTVGYGGCFSCIYSVRGAGGYQMFGITPMTIFDADEEVSYLKDFMVFFRPGDIVKFKPIDRDEYDRIVKEVEEGTYEPRSASVIFDLEDFNGDIEATNAKLMEALNDV; translated from the coding sequence GTGAAGACACGATATTCATACGGCGGCGATGAACATATTTTCGTCGAGATGGACGAGGAAATGTCGCTCGACGCCTTCTTTAAGTCCCTCGCCATGAGCAACGCGGCGCGCGATGCGGACATTGAGGGCGTGCGGGAAATCTGCCCTGCGAATGCGTCCTTTCAGGTGCGCTATGATCCCGAGGTGATCGCGCCAGAAGATATGATGGCCAAGCTCAAGGAGCTGGAGGAAAAGGCGATCAACGCTGAAAAGCGGCTGGAGACACGTATCATCGAGGTACCGGTATTCTATCAGGATCCATGGACCCATGATTGCGTCATGCGGTTTCGTGAACGTCACCAGGACCCCACCGGCACCGATCTGGACTATGCCGCGCGGATCAACGGGTACGACAGCGTCGAGGCGTTCATCGAGGCGCATCATTCCGCGCCCTGGTTCGTGTCGATGGTTGGTTTTGTGTCCGGTCTGCCGTTCCTTTATCAGCTCGTCGAACGCGAAAAGCAGATCGAGGTGCCGAAATACCTCAAGCCGCGTACGGATACGCCAAAGCAGACTGTCGGATATGGCGGGTGTTTTTCGTGCATCTATTCGGTGCGGGGCGCGGGCGGCTACCAGATGTTCGGCATCACGCCGATGACGATTTTCGATGCCGACGAAGAGGTGAGTTACCTGAAGGATTTCATGGTGTTCTTCCGCCCCGGCGACATCGTGAAGTTCAAGCCCATCGACCGCGACGAATACGACAGGATCGTCAAAGAGGTCGAAGAGGGCACCTATGAACCCCGGAGCGCATCCGTGATCTTCGATCTGGAAGATTTCAACGGCGACATCGAAGCAACCAATGCCAAACTGATGGAGGCCCTCAATGACGTTTGA
- a CDS encoding biotin-dependent carboxyltransferase family protein yields the protein MTFEVVKPGLLTTIQDLGRPGYFHLGIPEGGAMDRAAMRIANMLVGNPEDAAGLEAVFMGPELKFNDDALVAIGGAEMPVLVDGQERDCWSSFTVKAGQTLKFGYLKTGARIYIAIAGGIDTPPALGSRSTYPIGALGGFEGRALAAGDTVPVGQATSAAKERALDRTLLAELPKPVELRVLPGLYWHRLTEGSQKQFFDDEWKVAPEADRMGYRFRGGNPMEFVEREQPFGAGSDPSNIVDGCYSYGSIQIPGGSEPIVLHRDAVSGGGYFTIGAIISADMDLIGQLQPNTPVRFKQVDMQAALSARKERTARLDKIRSALS from the coding sequence ATGACGTTTGAAGTTGTCAAACCCGGCCTGCTGACCACGATTCAGGATCTGGGTCGGCCCGGATATTTTCACCTGGGCATTCCCGAAGGCGGCGCGATGGACCGTGCGGCGATGCGGATCGCGAACATGCTGGTCGGCAATCCCGAGGATGCCGCCGGTCTGGAAGCGGTCTTCATGGGGCCGGAGCTGAAGTTCAACGACGATGCGCTGGTCGCCATCGGTGGCGCGGAAATGCCTGTTCTGGTCGATGGGCAAGAGCGCGACTGCTGGTCCTCCTTTACGGTCAAGGCGGGCCAGACGCTGAAGTTCGGTTATCTGAAAACCGGTGCGCGCATTTATATCGCCATCGCCGGCGGTATTGATACGCCGCCCGCTCTTGGCAGTCGGTCGACCTATCCGATTGGCGCGCTTGGCGGTTTCGAAGGCCGCGCCCTGGCCGCCGGAGACACGGTGCCGGTGGGGCAGGCCACGTCAGCCGCAAAGGAACGCGCGCTGGATCGTACGCTGCTGGCAGAGCTGCCCAAGCCGGTAGAGCTGCGCGTATTGCCGGGGCTGTACTGGCACCGGCTGACGGAAGGGTCGCAAAAGCAGTTCTTTGATGATGAATGGAAGGTCGCGCCCGAAGCGGACCGCATGGGGTATCGCTTTCGCGGGGGCAACCCGATGGAATTCGTGGAGCGTGAACAGCCTTTCGGCGCCGGATCGGATCCGTCGAATATCGTCGACGGATGCTATTCCTACGGGTCCATCCAGATCCCCGGCGGGTCCGAACCGATTGTTCTTCATCGCGACGCGGTGTCCGGTGGGGGATATTTCACCATCGGCGCGATCATCTCTGCCGACATGGATCTGATCGGTCAGCTGCAGCCGAACACACCCGTCAGATTCAAGCAGGTCGATATGCAGGCGGCGCTGAGCGCACGCAAAGAGCGCACGGCCCGGCTCGACAAGATCCGGAGCGCGCTCAGCTAG
- the torT gene encoding TMAO reductase system periplasmic protein TorT, with translation MTKTLKKLTLGTALAVAGLPAVGFAQETWFPYEAEETTPAFAADGERTPITYEALEKASQAWDICAVLPHMKDAYWLGVDYGLVEEARRLGVKLNVTEAGGYTELANQISQIEDCVAGGADAVIVGAISYDGLNSVISEVAGQGIPVIDVINGVSSQDIAGKALVSFNTMGSEIGKFLAEKHPSGSDEVTVGWFPGPAGAGWVEAANTGFMAAVEGSAVKVLEPRYGDTGKEAQLKLVEDVLQANPDVDYIAGTAVTAEAAQGVIRSRGLMDQTGILAFYLTPGVWTGIERGFITAAPADSMVIQARMAVDQAVRILEEEDVVKHVGPKIFVVNQDNIADLDRSTVLPPEDFSPVFSVE, from the coding sequence ATGACGAAAACACTGAAAAAGCTCACGCTCGGCACGGCATTGGCGGTCGCAGGTCTGCCTGCCGTCGGTTTCGCGCAAGAGACCTGGTTTCCCTATGAAGCCGAAGAAACGACGCCCGCGTTCGCCGCGGACGGGGAACGCACGCCCATCACATACGAGGCTTTGGAGAAGGCGTCGCAGGCCTGGGACATCTGTGCGGTGTTGCCCCATATGAAGGACGCCTATTGGCTTGGCGTTGATTACGGCCTGGTCGAAGAGGCGCGCCGTCTGGGTGTCAAACTCAACGTGACCGAGGCTGGTGGCTATACCGAACTGGCGAACCAGATCAGCCAGATCGAGGACTGCGTCGCGGGTGGTGCGGATGCCGTCATCGTCGGCGCGATCTCCTATGACGGTCTGAATTCGGTCATCTCCGAAGTCGCGGGGCAGGGCATTCCGGTTATCGACGTGATCAACGGCGTGTCTTCGCAGGATATCGCGGGCAAGGCGCTGGTGTCGTTCAACACGATGGGCTCGGAAATCGGCAAGTTCCTCGCCGAAAAGCATCCGTCCGGGAGCGATGAAGTCACCGTGGGCTGGTTCCCGGGTCCGGCGGGTGCCGGTTGGGTTGAAGCCGCGAACACCGGTTTCATGGCCGCCGTCGAGGGGAGCGCCGTCAAGGTGCTTGAGCCCCGCTATGGCGACACCGGCAAGGAAGCACAGCTGAAACTTGTGGAGGACGTCCTGCAGGCCAATCCCGATGTCGACTATATCGCGGGGACGGCGGTGACTGCGGAAGCCGCACAGGGTGTGATCCGGTCGCGCGGTCTGATGGATCAGACGGGCATTCTGGCGTTTTACCTGACGCCAGGTGTCTGGACCGGGATCGAGCGTGGGTTCATCACCGCGGCGCCGGCGGATTCCATGGTCATTCAGGCGCGTATGGCTGTCGATCAGGCGGTGCGCATCCTCGAAGAAGAGGACGTGGTCAAGCATGTCGGCCCCAAGATATTTGTGGTGAACCAGGACAATATCGCTGATCTGGATCGCAGCACCGTGCTGCCGCCTGAGGATTTCTCGCCCGTTTTTTCGGTCGAATAA